CATTCTGGGGATTCAAAAGCCATGCTGCCTTCCAACAAACCCAATTCGGAGTTGTTAATATTAACGAACAAACTACTCCTGGCAATACTCCGGATGTTAAGGCCTTCTTTTCAGTTATTAAACCAATTACTAATACTCTCAACTTAACTATCAAGACCTTTTTGGCTGATGCTGCCTATGACGCCTGGTATGTCTATCAATATATTGCCAAAGGTGGTGGTGTTGCCTTTATACCTTTAAATACTCGGGGTCATAAAATCCTTCAACATTCCTTTGGTAAAAACGGTCGTCTTCTTTGCCAGGATAACCGTGAAATGGATAATGGTGGAGCCTGGTTTGATAAACAAAAACAGCATCGACGACAAAAATTTATCTGCCCTCTTATTAATCCTAAAACAGGTAAGAGAAAACCTGGTCAAAAATGCCGCTGCAACCACCCCAACTGGCAAAAGAAAGGCTGTACTCAATACATCAACCTTGACGATGTTGAAAATGCACGCTTTGCCATTGATAGAGAATCTAAACTATTTAAACAAACTTACAAACATAGAACTCTGGCAGAAAGAGGGTTTTCCATTCTTAAAGATTATGCTATTGAAAAACCTATCTCTCGTAATCTAAACTCTATTGCCAACATCTATACCCTTGCTTATGCTCTAATGAATGCCAAAGTAATCCTTCAGGCAAAAGAAAAAACTTCATCTGTGTAAATTTATCTCTCTTTTCACTTACTATCTTCTTTAGTTCGATACTCTAACTGTGTCTCTATTACATTTATTACATAATTAAATACCCCTTTCTACTTCTCTTCTGCTCCATCTATCCATCTTTTATCCATCCTAAGATTTATTCCTTTTTAATACACCTCCCCTTTTGAAACCTAACCTCAATGTTTATAATGTGTTATATATATCTACCTCACCTCCTAAACACCCCCAAAATCTACCCTCTTAATATTATAGTCCCTTGATTTTACAGAGGTTAATAGGTCCGACCCTCATCTCGTAACTATTTAGCCACAGATGGACACAGATGAAACACTGATTTTTTTTGTAACTATTCACCACGAAGAGCACGAAGGTCACGAAGATTGGACAAGACAAATCTTTTTATGCCTTCTTTCAATCTTTCTACATTGAAATTTATCAACAAGCCAACTTTGATATTTGCTAACTTTATTAGATATTTCATCAAATTTCACTTCGTGCTCTCCCTGCCCTTCGTGGTTTAATCTCTTTTAGTCTATCCTCACCATAACCCTTAATTCTTCTATCTTCATCTCTCTCCATGCAAAATAAATGGTGCCCAGTAGAAGGGGTTAGGGTATTTTTTCTTTATCTCATTGCGGGCGAGTCTTAATGCCTCTCCTCGGGTCTTACCCTGTTTCAGGTGTTGATAAAATAACTCCATATACTCTCCAGTCTCTTTTGATGCTACCTCCCAGAGGCTTACGAGAACACTCCTTGCTCCTGCGTGTTGAAATGCCCTGGCAAAGTTCACTACTCCCTCACCTTCCATTACCTTTCCTCTGCCAGTGAGACAGGCTGAGAGAACCACTATGTCCGCATCCAGGCTTAGCCCTAATACCTCGGTTAAGGTCAGAAATCCATCATCTTCTCCCTTGTTTTCAACTTGTCCAAGGAGTAAGAAGGGTTCTTTTATGCCCTGCACCTTACCTGGTAAATCAGCATGGGTGGCAAAGTGGAGATAACGATAGTTTTTGAGTGTAGCCTTACGCAGGTTTGTCTCATTGGCATAGATATTTAATAAAACATCAGGGGGTTCTGATTTTACACCAAAAAGTCCTGCAATTGCTCTGACCTCGTCCTCTGTCTCAGGAAGTGGAATGAAAAACATCCCTTTGCCTTCTTTATCATCCTTACTTGTTTTTCCCCACTCTCGTCTTGTCGCAAGTCCTCGATAGGCATATTGGGCCAGATTCTGGGTCAGCAAGGTAGGTTGTGGTTGCCCTTTTTTATAAGCGATGTAACGAGGGTCATTCTTATCATAAATGGGATTCCCAAGGGCAAATAAGATTTTAGAAGCCTGAGATGGTTTGAGCATACGGTTTAAGGCAAGGATTGATGCTGATTGGCAATATGTTGTCTTATACTTATCACCTACATAAAGGCTATCTCGATAATCCTTTCCTGTGCTTATTACCAGTGCCTCAAAGGGAAGTAGTCCTAATATGCCATCAGGGATGATAATAATCTCTTTATCGGGTGATATGCCTTTTAATGCATCTTCTAAGAGAAGACAATAGAGGCTTTGACCAAGGAAGGGAGAAAAATCTTCTTGGGTATATGGGCTTTGCAAGGGCAAGACAAACTCCTCAACCAATGCCTCTATCCCTTCTTTATCTTTGGGAATCTTTATCAGTCTCTCTACCTTTCCTTTACTCACCACAAAGAGATATGTGGCATCATCGCATATAGCATACTCCAGAAGAATCTCATTCTCCTTTAGAGGTAATTCCTCAACCGGAATAGGTTTTGGGTAATTTAGGCTGGCATAGCGTGGGTATTCCCTTCTCATATTTGAGATAAGCACATCAAGTTCCTTCTTTAAAGTTTCCTTCCTCTTTACCCATTCCTTAAACACATCCTCACCCTTTGTATACATCTGTGTCCATTGCTCTTCTATGGCAGAGAGTCTATTCAGGATGTCTTCCTCTTTGTTTTTTATCTCAGGAGGTAGTTCTGACTTAAAGTATCCTCTAACTGATTCGGCGATTGCCTCAAGCAAAACCCTTGCCCTGGTTGATTCAGCAAAGTAAAAGCTCGTGGATAAGAGGTCTTTGCCATAAGGCTTAAACCTTTCATCTATTGTTTCTCCCGTGATTACCCTTTCTGAGAGGGTAGAGATAAGCCCTTTATATGACCTGATTCTTCCACCATAATAACCTGCCCCAAAGAATCCTGCTTTCTCTCCTTTGATTCTCGCTCTCATTTCCTCAGAGATGGATACTGCCTGAAGGAATTCAGCTGATGCCTCCTTGAATTTACCCATCCCTTTTAATCCCAGACCATTCTGGGTATAAACCTGGATACGATATGGGTCAGCAGTATTCCATTTTGGTGCCATTTCCTTAAGGAGGTTTAATGCCTCATTATGCCTTCCGGTAGCAATATAAAGCTCAACAAAACCAGATCTTCCTTTTGCCTCACTGAAATACTTTTCAGCCTCTTTATATCTTTTTTGAGATAGGTAAATATCACCAATATTATTCAGGCTTATGGCGATATCCTGAGGAATATTGAGTTCTTTTCTTATCTTCAATGCCTCCTCAAAGTAGCTTAATGCCTTCTCATACTGACCAAGGAAGTAGTAAACATAACCGATATTATTCAGGCTTGTGGCGATATCCTGAGGGATATTGAGTTCTCTATATATCTTCAATGCCTCCTCATAGTAGTTCAATGCCTTTTCATACTGACCAAGGGAGGAGTAAACAGCACCGATATTATTCAGGCTTGTGGCGATATACTGAGGGATATTGAGTTGTCTTCTTATCTTCAATGCCTCTTCATAGTAGTTCAATGCCTTTTCATACTGACCAAGGGAGTCGTAAACAAGACCGATATCATTCAGGCTTATGGCTATATACTGAGGGATATTGAGTTGTCTTACTATCTTCAATGCCTCCTCATAGTAGTTCAATGCCTTATCATACTGACCAAGGTGGTGGTAAACAAGACCGATATTATTCAGGCTTATGGCTATATACTGAGGGATATTGAGTTCTCTATATATCTTCAATGCCTCCTCCAAGTAGTTTAATGCCTTTTCATACTGACCAAGGGAGCAATAAACAAAACCGATATTATTCAGGCTTGTGGCGATAGATTCTGGTGATAGATTGTTTTCTCTTTTTATCTTCAGTGCCTCCTCATAGTAGTTCAATGCCTTCTCATACTGACCAAGGGAGTTGTATACATAACCGATATCATTGAGAT
This genomic interval from bacterium contains the following:
- a CDS encoding transposase; translation: FWGFKSHAAFQQTQFGVVNINEQTTPGNTPDVKAFFSVIKPITNTLNLTIKTFLADAAYDAWYVYQYIAKGGGVAFIPLNTRGHKILQHSFGKNGRLLCQDNREMDNGGAWFDKQKQHRRQKFICPLINPKTGKRKPGQKCRCNHPNWQKKGCTQYINLDDVENARFAIDRESKLFKQTYKHRTLAERGFSILKDYAIEKPISRNLNSIANIYTLAYALMNAKVILQAKEKTSSV
- a CDS encoding tetratricopeptide repeat protein, with product MKRKIITLFILFIALFVIGCWGNTFSQSVDEALRLYKALRLYNQGKEAKKYGRYQEALAYYERSLKICRDLNHLRVITANLNDIGYVYNSLGQYEKALNYYEEALKIKRENNLSPESIATSLNNIGFVYCSLGQYEKALNYLEEALKIYRELNIPQYIAISLNNIGLVYHHLGQYDKALNYYEEALKIVRQLNIPQYIAISLNDIGLVYDSLGQYEKALNYYEEALKIRRQLNIPQYIATSLNNIGAVYSSLGQYEKALNYYEEALKIYRELNIPQDIATSLNNIGYVYYFLGQYEKALSYFEEALKIRKELNIPQDIAISLNNIGDIYLSQKRYKEAEKYFSEAKGRSGFVELYIATGRHNEALNLLKEMAPKWNTADPYRIQVYTQNGLGLKGMGKFKEASAEFLQAVSISEEMRARIKGEKAGFFGAGYYGGRIRSYKGLISTLSERVITGETIDERFKPYGKDLLSTSFYFAESTRARVLLEAIAESVRGYFKSELPPEIKNKEEDILNRLSAIEEQWTQMYTKGEDVFKEWVKRKETLKKELDVLISNMRREYPRYASLNYPKPIPVEELPLKENEILLEYAICDDATYLFVVSKGKVERLIKIPKDKEGIEALVEEFVLPLQSPYTQEDFSPFLGQSLYCLLLEDALKGISPDKEIIIIPDGILGLLPFEALVISTGKDYRDSLYVGDKYKTTYCQSASILALNRMLKPSQASKILFALGNPIYDKNDPRYIAYKKGQPQPTLLTQNLAQYAYRGLATRREWGKTSKDDKEGKGMFFIPLPETEDEVRAIAGLFGVKSEPPDVLLNIYANETNLRKATLKNYRYLHFATHADLPGKVQGIKEPFLLLGQVENKGEDDGFLTLTEVLGLSLDADIVVLSACLTGRGKVMEGEGVVNFARAFQHAGARSVLVSLWEVASKETGEYMELFYQHLKQGKTRGEALRLARNEIKKKYPNPFYWAPFILHGER